One part of the Desulfuromonadales bacterium genome encodes these proteins:
- the tsaA gene encoding tRNA (N6-threonylcarbamoyladenosine(37)-N6)-methyltransferase TrmO, translating to MTQDSHFIYRPIGILRSPYSRRIDAPHQSTVVKGTESGAFAPATLELQDWLDEKVLQDLSGFDRLWLIFAFHRSEGWKSSVKPPRGGPKRGVLATRSPHRPNSIGLSAVELAKVEGRTLHLRGVDLLDGTPVLDIKLYVPYADAFPDAKAGWIDDLDAKVGRHSAPGPRKPR from the coding sequence ATGACCCAAGACTCCCATTTCATCTATCGCCCCATCGGCATCCTGCGCTCCCCCTACAGCCGCCGCATCGACGCACCCCATCAAAGCACGGTGGTGAAAGGCACGGAATCCGGGGCGTTCGCGCCAGCCACTCTGGAGCTTCAGGATTGGCTGGACGAGAAAGTCCTCCAGGATCTGAGCGGCTTCGACAGGCTTTGGCTCATCTTCGCCTTTCACCGGAGTGAAGGCTGGAAAAGCAGCGTCAAGCCGCCGCGGGGTGGACCCAAGCGGGGCGTTTTGGCCACCCGCTCCCCGCATCGCCCCAATTCGATCGGCCTGTCGGCCGTGGAACTGGCCAAGGTCGAAGGCAGGACGCTGCACCTTCGCGGTGTGGACCTCCTGGATGGCACACCTGTGCTGGATATCAAACTCTACGTCCCCTACGCGGATGCCTTTCCGGACGCCAAAGCCGGCTGGATCGACGACCTGGATGCCAAGGTGGGGCGTCATTCTGCGCCGGGACCGCGCAAGCCCAGGTAA